Proteins from a genomic interval of Salvelinus sp. IW2-2015 linkage group LG14, ASM291031v2, whole genome shotgun sequence:
- the LOC111973486 gene encoding uncharacterized protein, giving the protein MQMADRIISAVSDYPELYNITLNSYRDSQRKARAWRAVSLQVEMPVDDCRNKWKNLRDTFVKFKRAEQQRRASGELDIHKKTWMHSRSMSFLTPFIQAKGLQGDTTDDLEEEERERNRESATEGVDDKSAYIIHEIEGDQADDEDAPSPDTVSESNGPSRKRRWQMDGMDGLEDIEDEMFFFSLLPYLRKLPHRKKSAVKLKIHQLLHEAAFQ; this is encoded by the exons atgcaAATGGCTGACAGAATCATTTCGGCTGTTTCGGATTACCCTGAGTTGTATAACATAACTTTAAACTCATACAGGGATTCACAGAGAAAGGCAAGGGCATGGAGGGCTGTAAGTCTGCAAGTGGAAATGCCTG TGGATGACTGTCGGAATAAATGGAAGAACCTGAGGGACACTTTTGTCAAATTCAAGCGGGCTGAGCAGCAGAGGAGAGCATCTGGGGAGCTGGACATTCACAAGAAGACCTGGATGCACAGCAGGAGCATGTCCTTCCTTACCCCCTTCATCCAGGCCAAGGGCTTGCAAGGAGACACCACAGATGACTtggaagaggaggaaagggagaggaacaGGGAAAGTGCCACAGAAGGTGTGGACGATAAATCAGCCTACATTATCCATGAGATCGAGGGGGACCAGGCAGACGATGAGGATGCTCCCTCTCCTGACACTGTGTCGGAATCCAATGGGCCCAGCCGGAAGAGAAGGTGGCAGATGGATGGGATGGACGGACTGGAGGACATAGAAGATGAGATGTTCTTCTTTAGTTTGCTCCCGTATCTTAGGAAGCTCCCCCATAGAAAGAAGAGTGCTGTAAAATTGAAAATACACCAACTTCTACATGAAGCAGCATTCCAATAA
- the LOC111972484 gene encoding protein FAM177A1, with protein sequence MSDSFKEERQFRGPSLSLQRRVIHFASGETLEEDDSEEEDTLQEEVFREPEDMPKLPWRAFTWSLGRKSLRTCDFLGEKLXGLLGLNTAKYQYAVDEHQRDNKNTGSKDTECSYEKRRERIHLSXRMSSEYGATSSHGVPAGSQATEHRTTGSHNMGYRDDNEH encoded by the exons ATGAGCGACAGTTTCAAGGAA GAGAGACAGTTCAGAGGTCCTTCACTGTCCCTGCAGAGGAGGGTCATCCATTTCGCCAGCGGTGAGACTCTGGAGGAAGATGACAGTGAGGAGGAGGATACATTACAAGAGGAGGTGTTTAGGGAGCCTGAAGACATG cccAAACTCCCATGGAGAGCTTTTACTTGGTCTCTGGGCAGGAAGTCATTGCGCA CTTGTGATTTTCTTGGGGAAAAACTGKCTGGTCTACTTGGCCTCAACACTGCCAAATACCAGTATGCTGTAGATGAACATCAGCGTGACAACAAG AACACAGGCAGTAAAGACACCGAATGCTCCTATGAGAAAAGAAGGGAGAGAATCCACCTTTCTTYGAGGATGAGCAGTGAATATGGTGCCACAAGCTCCCACGGAGTCCCTGCTGGTTCTCAAGCCACTGAGCACAGAACTACAGGATCCCACAACATGGGTTATCGAGATGATAATGAGCACTGA
- the LOC111973404 gene encoding BRO1 domain-containing protein BROX isoform X2, with protein MTLRFFHWSRSILCLYFRKCIFRLSDIPDPSDLRTSRARLLEMFTDTTCDPEIMKNATDTYFSLLQGFIASLDGTKQENKLRFMQNFKWTDTLQGNTPSAQQDAIFELVSMAFNVAIWHTKFASRLAGKENVTEVEAKDVHRSLKFAAGIFKHLKEVHIPRLITPAEKGRDLESRVMDTYMVQCKAEAQEVTIARAIELKHNATLIAALAFETANFYQKADHTLNTLEPECSSKWRKYLQLKQHFYMAYAYCYHGQTLLVSDKCGESIRSLQEAEKCYSKAEALCKEYRQTKGPGSTAKPSEQLFFTTLGGLIKNTLQKCERENGFIYFHKVPAEVPQLELKASYGLAEPISFEFPALSEQCTPEVYTTFDLTKGAKAEKAKPKQEEEVKPMKEPDLKPQKDTGCVIS; from the exons ATGACTCTACGCTTTTTCCACTGGTCAAGATCCATTCTGTGCCTTTATTTCCGGAAGTGCATCTTCAGATTGTCAGATATCCCAGATCCAAG TGACTTGAGGACATCGAGGGCCAGACTCTTGGAGATGTTCACAGATACCACCTGCGATCCTGAGATCATGAAAAATGCCACAGATACTTATTTCTCACTCTTACAAG GATTCATTGCATCTCTGGATGGCACCAAACAAGAGAACAAGCTTCGGTTCATGCAGAACTTCAAGTGGACTGACACTTTGCAAGGAAACACCCCAAG TGCCCAACAAGATGCTATTTTTGAGCTGGTCTCCATGGCCTTCAATGTTGCAATTTGGCACACCAAGTTTGCCTCAAGACTTGCAGGAAAGGAAAA TGTAACTGAGGTAGAAGCAAAAGATGTCCACAGGAGCCTGAAATTTGCTGCTGGGATTTTCAAGCACCTCAAG GAGGTCCACATCCCCCGCCTCATCACCCCAGCGGAGAAGGGCCGGGACCTAGAATCCAGAGTCATGGACACCTACATGGTCCAGTGCAAAGCAGAGGCACAGGAAG TGACGATTGCCAGAGCGATTGAACTCAAGCATAACGCCACTCTCATTGCAGCCTTGGCCTTCGAGACCGCAAACTTTTACCAGAAAGCTG ACCACACACTGAACACCCTGGAACCAGAGTGCAGCAGTAAGTGGAGGAAGTACCTCCAGCTGAAACAGCACTTCTACATGGCCTAT GCATATTGCTACCATGGACAAACTCTCCTCGTGAGCGACAAGTGTGGCGAGTCAATAAGATCTCTCCAAGAAGCAGAAAAGT GCTACTCCAAAGCCGAGGCGCTGTGCAAAGAGTACCGTCAGACCAAAGGGCCGGGTAGCACAGCCAAGCCCTCTGAGCAgctcttcttcaccacgctgggTGGCCTGATCAAAAATACATTGCAGAAGTGCGAGAGAGAAAATGGATTCAT ATACTTTCACAAGGTCCCGGCCGAGGTGCCCCAGCTAGAGCTGAAGGCTAGCTATGGCCTGGCCGAACCAATATCCTTTGAGTTCCCAGCCCTCAGCGAGCAGTGCACCCCTGAAGTCTACACCACTTTTGACCTCACCAAGGGGGCCAAAGCTGAGAAG GCCAAACCCAAGCAGGAAGAAGAGGTTAAGCCAATGAAGGAACCAGATTTGAAGCCTCAGAAAGATACAGGCTGCGTCATATCATAA
- the LOC111973404 gene encoding BRO1 domain-containing protein BROX isoform X1, whose translation MTHWFHRNPLKATAPVSFNFYGVAGSPSANKICNDLRTSRARLLEMFTDTTCDPEIMKNATDTYFSLLQGFIASLDGTKQENKLRFMQNFKWTDTLQGNTPSAQQDAIFELVSMAFNVAIWHTKFASRLAGKENVTEVEAKDVHRSLKFAAGIFKHLKEVHIPRLITPAEKGRDLESRVMDTYMVQCKAEAQEVTIARAIELKHNATLIAALAFETANFYQKADHTLNTLEPECSSKWRKYLQLKQHFYMAYAYCYHGQTLLVSDKCGESIRSLQEAEKCYSKAEALCKEYRQTKGPGSTAKPSEQLFFTTLGGLIKNTLQKCERENGFIYFHKVPAEVPQLELKASYGLAEPISFEFPALSEQCTPEVYTTFDLTKGAKAEKAKPKQEEEVKPMKEPDLKPQKDTGCVIS comes from the exons ATGACTCATTGGTTCCACCGAAACCCATTGAAAGCAACTGCACCTGTTTCCTTCAACTTCTATGGAGTTGCTGGTAGCCCATCAGCAAATAAGATATGCAA TGACTTGAGGACATCGAGGGCCAGACTCTTGGAGATGTTCACAGATACCACCTGCGATCCTGAGATCATGAAAAATGCCACAGATACTTATTTCTCACTCTTACAAG GATTCATTGCATCTCTGGATGGCACCAAACAAGAGAACAAGCTTCGGTTCATGCAGAACTTCAAGTGGACTGACACTTTGCAAGGAAACACCCCAAG TGCCCAACAAGATGCTATTTTTGAGCTGGTCTCCATGGCCTTCAATGTTGCAATTTGGCACACCAAGTTTGCCTCAAGACTTGCAGGAAAGGAAAA TGTAACTGAGGTAGAAGCAAAAGATGTCCACAGGAGCCTGAAATTTGCTGCTGGGATTTTCAAGCACCTCAAG GAGGTCCACATCCCCCGCCTCATCACCCCAGCGGAGAAGGGCCGGGACCTAGAATCCAGAGTCATGGACACCTACATGGTCCAGTGCAAAGCAGAGGCACAGGAAG TGACGATTGCCAGAGCGATTGAACTCAAGCATAACGCCACTCTCATTGCAGCCTTGGCCTTCGAGACCGCAAACTTTTACCAGAAAGCTG ACCACACACTGAACACCCTGGAACCAGAGTGCAGCAGTAAGTGGAGGAAGTACCTCCAGCTGAAACAGCACTTCTACATGGCCTAT GCATATTGCTACCATGGACAAACTCTCCTCGTGAGCGACAAGTGTGGCGAGTCAATAAGATCTCTCCAAGAAGCAGAAAAGT GCTACTCCAAAGCCGAGGCGCTGTGCAAAGAGTACCGTCAGACCAAAGGGCCGGGTAGCACAGCCAAGCCCTCTGAGCAgctcttcttcaccacgctgggTGGCCTGATCAAAAATACATTGCAGAAGTGCGAGAGAGAAAATGGATTCAT ATACTTTCACAAGGTCCCGGCCGAGGTGCCCCAGCTAGAGCTGAAGGCTAGCTATGGCCTGGCCGAACCAATATCCTTTGAGTTCCCAGCCCTCAGCGAGCAGTGCACCCCTGAAGTCTACACCACTTTTGACCTCACCAAGGGGGCCAAAGCTGAGAAG GCCAAACCCAAGCAGGAAGAAGAGGTTAAGCCAATGAAGGAACCAGATTTGAAGCCTCAGAAAGATACAGGCTGCGTCATATCATAA
- the LOC111973071 gene encoding alpha-1,6-mannosyl-glycoprotein 2-beta-N-acetylglucosaminyltransferase, with translation MRLRFLKKNLLIILGVSFIIATVMITTRVFISDEVTGVVAQEHMLSDDMAKFQYSSVPELIKSIYNANYKQYVQNADKYPGEPKLVLVIQVHNRPDYLKILIKSLENAAEVHSLLLIFSHDYFSEEINYIVQGITFCKVLQIYFPYSTQLYPSEFPGQDSRDCPRDISKDDALKTGCLNAEHPDSYGHYREASITQTKHHWWWKLHFVWERVQALQGYSGFVVFLEEDNFILPDLYHLFKEMVGYRKSSCPDCDMLALGNHNGLAEFDKLSNKVQTAGWMSTKHNIGMGISREVYYKLMGCNNDFCSYDDYNWDWTLQHLSGTCISKPLKVLVAQGSRVLHTGNCGLHQNKEACRPELALKKAQESLKLAKASLFPQSLALTNADSVEHKAHLKNGGWGDIRDHVLCNNYAKRL, from the coding sequence ATGAGGTTACGATTTCTCAAAAAGAACCTTCTCATTATCCTTGGTGTTTCTTTTATTATTGCCACTGTCATGATCACAACACGTGTCTTCATTTCTGATGAAGTCACGGGTGTTGTCGCTCAGGAACACATGTTGTCTGATGACATGGCAAAGTTTCAGTACAGTTCTGTTCCAGAATTGATAAAGTCCATTTACAATGCTAATTACAAGCAATACGTTCAGAATGCGGACAAGTATCCTGGGGAGCCTAAATTGGTCCTGGTTATTCAGGTGCACAACAGACCAGACTACCTCAAAATACTCATCAAGTCATTGGAAAATGCCGCTGAGGTCCACAGCTTACTGTTGATTTTCAGCCACGACTATTTTTCAGAGGAAATCAATTACATAGTGCAAGGGATAACTTTCTGCAAGGTCTTGCAAATATACTTCCCCTACAGCACACAGCTCTATCCCAGTGAGTTTCCTGGGCAGGATTCACGGGACTGTCCACGAGACATATCCAAGGACGATGCTTTAAAAACAGGATGCCTCAACGCTGAGCATCCAGATTCGTATGGCCACTATAGGGAAGCCTCCATCACACAGACCAAACACCACTGGTGGTGGAAACTTCACTTTGTGTGGGAGCGAGTGCAAGCTCTACAAGGTTACAGTGGCTTTGTTGTCTTCCTCGAGGAGGATAACTTCATCTTGCCCGACCTCTACCACCTCTTCAAGGAGATGGTTGGATACAGGAAGAGCAGCTGCCCTGACTGTGACATGTTGGCACTAGGCAACCACAACGGCCTGGCAGAGTTTGATAAGCTCAGCAACAAGGTGCAGACTGCCGGGTGGATGTCTACCAAGCACAACATTGGCATGGGCATCTCCAGAGAGGTGTACTACAAGCTAATGGGGTGCAACAATGACTTCTGCTCCTACGATGACTACAACTGGGACTGGACCCTCCAGCACCTGTCAGGGACTTGCATCTCCAAGCCACTCAAAGTGCTGGTGGCACAGGGGTCCAGGGTTCTCCATACGGGTAAYTGTGGGCTGCACCAGAACAAGGAGGCCTGTCGCCCTGAGCTGGCCCTAAAGAAAGCACAGGAGTCCCTTAAGCTTGCCAAAGCCTCCCTCTTCCCTCAGTCCCTGGCCCTAACAAACGCAGATTCAGTGGAGCACAAGGCTCATCTGAAAAACGGAGGGTGGGGTGATATCCGTGACCATGTCCTTTGTAATAACTATGCCAAACGTCTATGA